The Panthera uncia isolate 11264 chromosome C2, Puncia_PCG_1.0, whole genome shotgun sequence genome contains a region encoding:
- the HES1 gene encoding transcription factor HES-1, with protein sequence MPADIMEKNSSSPVAATPASVNTTPDKPKTASEHRKSSKPIMEKRRRARINESLSQLKTLILDALKKDSSRHSKLEKADILEMTVKHLRNLQRAQMTAALSTDPSVLGKYRAGFSECMNEVTRFLSTCEGVNTEVRTRLLGHLANCMTQINAMTYPGQPHPALQAPPPPPPGPGGPQHAPFAPPPPLVPIPGGAAPPPGGAPCKLGSPAGEAAKVFGGFQVVPAPDGQFAFLIPNGAFAHSGPVIPVYTSSSGTSVGPNAVSPSSGPSLTADSMWRPWRN encoded by the exons atgcCAGCAGATATAATGGAGAAAAATTCCTCGTCCCCGGTGGCTGCTACCCCAGCCAGTGTCAACACGACACCGGATAAACCAAAGACAGCATCTGAGCACAGAAAG tcATCCAAGCCTATCATGGAGAAAAGACGACGAGCAAGAATAAATGAAAGTCTGAGCCAGCTGAAAACACTGATTTTGGATGCTCTTAAGAAAGAT AGCTCGCGACATTCCAAGCTGGAGAAGGCGGACATTCTGGAAATGACAGTGAAACACCTCCGGAACCTGCAGCGGGCGCAGATGACGG CCGCGCTAAGCACAGACCCGAGCGTGCTGGGGAAGTACCGCGCCGGCTTCAGCGAGTGCATGAACGAGGTGACCCGCTTCCTGTCCACGTGCGAGGGCGTTAACACTGAGGTGCGCACCCGGTTGCTCGGCCACTTGGCCAACTGCATGACCCAGATCAACGCCATGACCTACCCCGGGCAGCCGCACCCCGCCTTGcaggcgccgccgccgcccccgccgggACCCGGCGGCCCGCAGCACGCGCCGTTCGCGCCGCCACCGCCGCTCGTGCCCATCCCCGGGGGCGCGGCGCCCCCTCCCGGCGGCGCGCCCTGCAAGCTGGGCAGCCCGGCTGGAGAGGCGGCTAAGGTGTTCGGCGGCTTCCAGGTGGTGCCGGCTCCGGACGGCCAGTTTGCCTTCCTCATCCCCAACGGGGCCTTCGCTCACAGCGGCCCCGTCATCCCAGTCTACACCAGCAGCAGTGGGACCTCCGTGGGCCCGAACGCAGTGTCGCCTTCCAGTGGCCCCTCGCTCACGGCAGACTCCATGTGGAGGCCGTGGCGGAACTGA